In Idiomarina sp. PL1-037, a single genomic region encodes these proteins:
- a CDS encoding FlgO family outer membrane protein codes for MKLSIFVSFTALFLGACTVLPAKQEVAQTEVSDEEKAAAEEIYTQPYSARYSAELAEQLVENASIRLNSAKVGITNLVGVTGQYDKSSPLSMVLSEQLVQELHSRELSVLDFKATDFIRVTPKGDFALTRDYLELDEIMPITHVLVGTLSHHRDGVMASARLVNINTKEVASVAQVFLPAHVVQQLSEDHGKPVIRKAP; via the coding sequence ATGAAGTTATCCATTTTTGTTAGTTTTACTGCGTTGTTTCTGGGTGCTTGCACTGTGTTGCCGGCTAAGCAGGAAGTGGCGCAGACTGAAGTAAGCGACGAAGAGAAAGCGGCAGCAGAAGAAATTTATACTCAGCCATACAGTGCCAGGTATAGCGCCGAACTTGCTGAACAACTGGTTGAGAATGCCAGTATTCGGTTAAATAGCGCGAAGGTGGGTATAACCAATTTAGTTGGGGTAACTGGTCAATATGACAAAAGCTCACCGTTAAGTATGGTGCTGTCAGAGCAATTGGTGCAGGAGCTACACAGTCGTGAGTTAAGCGTTCTCGACTTTAAAGCGACTGACTTTATTCGGGTGACTCCAAAAGGTGACTTTGCCTTAACTCGTGACTATCTGGAACTGGATGAGATCATGCCAATTACTCATGTATTGGTCGGTACTTTGTCTCATCACCGGGACGGCGTTATGGCTAGCGCCCGGCTAGTGAATATCAATACTAAAGAAGTGGCCAGTGTGGCTCAGGTATTTCTTCCGGCTCACGTAGTTCAGCAATTAAGCGAAGATCATGGCAAGCCGGTTATTAGAAAAGCTCCGTAA